One genomic region from Candida albicans SC5314 chromosome 6, complete sequence encodes:
- a CDS encoding uncharacterized protein (Predicted ORF overlapping the Major Repeat Sequence on chromosome 6; member of a family encoded by FGR6-related genes in the RB2 repeat sequence; rat catheter biofilm repressed) — MSEVPNQESPGSSIFKQSNASTSTKIHGAPSSSQIANVDFNTLRKLNTNTSFSSNLTNSTTKTSNALSRLFTRNKSSSNISVHPSSSDDDSSPKTLRESTSPSESSKSVSGNKLRIAKKLKFPKNQSSRKPDLFLDTSSTISEDSSSFRKIITGNSLNEMNKSRKSSMSSPMSTTFHSLFHRSHHSGSNLQQDNNSAATGTTPLSGKFDDFSKPSKTTLCLSSNSSNSIISNPELAQIYNFTNPNISIEDGETNLDHTNSSFLDIHKKMLVPADSFIQNKLNKYHQTEVGLGIYESELDHDKDSKIYSNLYHYLRSLFTPSFTISDSGQKGKRRPILSTSVEEIANFVKESFCLHQPNHERSFRSKTRSSVSSLGREKVEDFDYRQLSNLFEKLMALLNHNLQTAEPSDISLQALILNAWKYYNAYVRFYLLSIFQPLQLHLNELSTRGHNGSKITRIDDLLLVSFRKVFITEQGIGSGDRETSQFLGNAESEDLTGNGLLTSTLAVLSSIS, encoded by the coding sequence ATGTCTGAAGTCCCTAATCAAGAGTCTCCGGGTTCATCGATATTCAAACAATCGAATGCTTCgacatcaacaaaaatacaTGGTGCTCCATCTAGTTCACAAATTGCTAATGTCGACTTCAACACCTTGAGAAAACTAAACACGAATACTTCGTTTTCGTCAAACCTAACTAACTCAACCACTAAAACTAGCAATGCTTTATCCAGGCTATTCACTAGAAATAAGTCATCATCTAACATTTCAGTTCATCCCTCTTCAAGCGATGATGATAGTTCACCAAAGACACTCCGAGAATCTACATCTCCATCTGAATCAAGCAAGAGTGTTAGTGGCAATAAGTTGAGAATTGCcaaaaagttgaagttTCCCAAGAATCAAAGCAGTCGGAAACCagatttgtttttggaTACTAGTAGCACAATAAGCGAAGACAGTTCTTCGTTTCGAAAAATAATAACTGGTAATCTGTTAAATGAGATGAATAAATCAAGAAAGAGCTCAATGAGCTCACCCATGAGTACCACATTTCATAGTTTGTTTCATCGATCCCATCATAGTGGCAGCAACCTTCAACAAGATAACAACCTGGCTGCCACTGGCACGACACCTTTGTCGGGTAAGTTTGATGACTTCTCAAAACCATCCAAGACAACTTTATGTCTTTCCTCAAATAGCTCGAATTCAATAATCAGCAATCCTGAACTAGCTCAGATATATAATTTCACCAAcccaaatatttcaattgaagatgGAGAAACCAATTTGGATCATACAAACAGTTCCTTTTTGGATATTCATAAGAAAATGCTTGTGCCAGCAGATCTGTTTATTCAGAATAAGCTAAACAAGTACCACCAAACCGAAGTAGGATTGGGCATATACGAAAGTGAATTAGATCATGACAAAGATAGTAAGATATATTCCAACCTTTATCATTACTTGAGATCACTATTTACCCCATCTTTTACAATATCTGACTCTGGTCAAAAGGGTAAGAGGCGTCCAATATTGAGTACTAGCgttgaagaaattgcaAATTTCGTAAAGGAGAGTTTTTGTTTACACCAGCCCAATCACGAAAGAAGTTTTAGACTGAAAACAAGATCCAGTGTATCAAGCTTGGGTCGTGAAAAGGTAGAGGATTTTGATTACCGTCAGTTATCgaatttgtttgaaaaattgatggCCCTATTGAATCATAACTTACAAACTGCAGAACCATCAGACATATCTTTACAAGCTTTGATATTGAACGCATGGAAATATTATAATGCTTATGTTAGGTTTTATTTGCTAAGTATATTTCAACCATTACAACTTCACTTGAATGAGTTATCTACTAGAGGTCATAATGGAAGCAAAATCACCAGAATAGATGACCTTCTACTTGTTTCTTTTCGGAAAGTTTTTATTACTGAACAGGGAATTGGAAGTGGGGATAGAGAGACATCTCAATTTTTGGGGAATGCTGAAAGTGAAGATCTTACAGGGAATGGGTTGTTGACTTCTACTTTGGCCGTGTTGTCGAGTATATCATAG